The proteins below are encoded in one region of Streptomyces ficellus:
- a CDS encoding sugar phosphate isomerase/epimerase family protein: protein MPRPFTLFTGQWADLPLEEVCRLARDFGYDGLELACWGDHFEVDKALADPSYLDGRRALLEKYGLTCWAISNHLVGQAVCDHPIDERHRAIVPGRIWGDGDPEGVRRRAARELADTARAAAAFGVRTVVGFTGSSIWHLVAMFPPVPERMIERGYEDFAERWNPILDVFDAEGVRFAHEVHPSEIAYDYWTTQRALEAVDRRPAFGLNFDPSHFVWQDLDPVGFLYDFRDRIYHVDCKEARRRLDGRNGRLGSHLPWGDPRRGWDFVSAGHGDVPWEDVFRMLRSIGYDGPVSVEWEDAGMDRMTGAPQALATLKRYDFDPPTASFDAAFGGSGQG from the coding sequence GTGCCACGTCCCTTCACCCTGTTCACCGGCCAGTGGGCCGACCTGCCGCTGGAGGAGGTCTGCCGCCTGGCCCGCGACTTCGGCTACGACGGCCTCGAACTCGCCTGCTGGGGCGACCACTTCGAGGTCGACAAGGCGCTGGCCGACCCGTCCTACCTGGACGGCCGGCGGGCCCTGCTGGAGAAGTACGGCCTGACGTGCTGGGCGATCTCCAACCACCTCGTCGGCCAGGCCGTCTGCGACCATCCCATCGACGAACGGCACCGGGCGATCGTGCCCGGCCGGATCTGGGGCGACGGCGACCCCGAGGGCGTGCGGCGCCGCGCCGCACGGGAACTCGCCGACACCGCGCGGGCGGCCGCCGCGTTCGGCGTGCGGACGGTCGTCGGGTTCACCGGCTCGTCCATCTGGCACCTGGTGGCGATGTTCCCGCCGGTGCCGGAGCGGATGATCGAGCGCGGCTACGAGGACTTCGCGGAGCGCTGGAACCCGATCCTGGACGTCTTCGACGCCGAGGGCGTGCGCTTCGCCCACGAGGTCCACCCCAGCGAGATCGCCTACGACTACTGGACCACGCAGCGGGCCCTGGAGGCGGTGGACCGGCGGCCCGCCTTCGGCCTCAACTTCGACCCGAGCCACTTCGTGTGGCAGGACCTCGACCCGGTGGGGTTCCTCTACGACTTCCGGGACCGGATCTACCACGTGGACTGCAAGGAGGCGCGGCGGCGGCTCGACGGCCGCAACGGCCGGCTGGGCTCGCACCTGCCGTGGGGCGACCCGCGGCGCGGCTGGGACTTCGTGTCGGCCGGCCACGGCGACGTCCCCTGGGAGGACGTCTTCCGCATGCTGCGGTCCATCGGCTACGACGGGCCCGTGTCGGTGGAGTGGGAGGACGCCGGGATGGACCGGATGACCGGTGCGCCACAAGCGCTCGCCACGCTGAAGCGGTACGACTTCGACCCGCCCACCGCGTCCTTCGACGCGGCGTTCGGCGGCAGCGGACAGGGGTGA
- a CDS encoding Gfo/Idh/MocA family protein: protein MVGYAFMGAAHSQGWRTVGRVFDLPMRPVLAAVCGRDATAVRAAADRHGWAAAETDWRALVARDDVDVVDICTPGDSHAEIAVAALEAGKHVLCEKPLANTVAEAEAMAAAAERARAHGRVAMVGFNYRRVPALAYARRLIARGRLGALRHVRMTYLQDWLVDPAFPLTWRLEREHAGSGALGDLGAHIVDLALHLAGEPLEGVSALTETFVRTRPLPTGAPGGLRAPGGTGRGPVTVDDAALFTGRLASGALVSFEATRMAAGRKNALRLEVNGERGSLAFDLERLNELSFYDGDEPAESAGFRRILVTEPDHPYLEAWWPPGHALGYEHTFAHQARDLVHAIASGTEPEPSFADGLRVQRVLAAVEESARKNALYTLVHTPVSP, encoded by the coding sequence ATGGTCGGCTACGCGTTCATGGGCGCCGCCCACTCGCAGGGCTGGCGGACCGTCGGCCGCGTCTTCGACCTGCCGATGCGGCCGGTGCTCGCCGCGGTCTGCGGCCGTGACGCCACCGCCGTGCGGGCGGCCGCCGACCGGCACGGCTGGGCCGCCGCCGAGACCGACTGGCGGGCCCTCGTCGCCCGCGACGACGTGGACGTGGTGGACATCTGCACCCCGGGCGACAGCCACGCCGAGATCGCCGTCGCCGCCCTGGAGGCGGGCAAGCACGTCCTGTGCGAGAAGCCCCTCGCCAACACCGTCGCCGAGGCGGAGGCCATGGCCGCGGCGGCCGAACGGGCGCGGGCCCACGGCCGGGTGGCGATGGTCGGCTTCAACTACCGGCGCGTGCCGGCCCTCGCGTACGCCCGGAGGCTGATCGCCCGCGGGCGGCTGGGCGCCCTGCGCCACGTCCGGATGACGTACCTCCAGGACTGGCTGGTCGACCCCGCCTTCCCGCTCACCTGGCGGCTGGAGCGCGAACACGCCGGGTCGGGTGCGCTCGGGGACCTCGGCGCGCACATCGTGGACCTCGCGCTCCACCTGGCGGGGGAGCCGCTCGAGGGGGTCTCGGCGCTCACCGAGACCTTCGTGCGGACGCGGCCGCTGCCCACCGGGGCGCCGGGCGGGCTCCGGGCGCCGGGGGGCACCGGGCGCGGGCCGGTGACGGTGGACGACGCGGCGCTGTTCACCGGCCGGCTGGCGTCGGGGGCGCTCGTGTCGTTCGAGGCGACCCGGATGGCGGCGGGCCGCAAGAACGCGCTGCGCCTGGAGGTCAACGGGGAGCGCGGTTCGCTCGCCTTCGACCTGGAGCGGCTGAACGAACTGTCCTTCTACGACGGGGACGAGCCGGCCGAGTCCGCGGGCTTCCGGCGGATCCTGGTGACCGAGCCGGACCACCCCTACCTGGAGGCGTGGTGGCCGCCCGGCCACGCCCTGGGGTACGAGCACACCTTCGCCCACCAGGCGCGCGACCTGGTCCACGCCATCGCCTCGGGCACCGAGCCGGAGCCGTCCTTCGCGGACGGGCTGCGCGTGCAGCGCGTCCTCGCGGCCGTGGAGGAGAGCGCCCGGAAGAACGCCCTCTACACCCTCGTCCACACCCCCGTGTCGCCGTAG
- a CDS encoding substrate-binding domain-containing protein, which yields MPRTSRRNLLFGTAAVSAGALLTACTSNEPRNAAPGTDDAVGNAPADDKPGAPVTIGFAGPQADHGWLNAINENAKRRAEKYSEVTLEITEGSNDTAAQIGQIQTLINKKVDVLVILPADGKALTQVGLQAMKAGIPVINLDRVFASPQAYRCWIGGDNYGMGLNAGRYIGEQLKDKPGAKVVELAGLDNLELTKQRTQGFDDALKNYPNITKVARQAAEFTVESGQAKMAQLLQAQQRFDALWNHDDDQGVGALRAIQQAGRDDFLMVGGAGAKSAMDAIKAGDGVLKATVLYPPTMAASAIDLARALGQKKGVGGMSELEIPASITLYSAVVTKENVDEYLPTGFN from the coding sequence ATGCCACGAACCAGCCGCAGAAACCTGCTGTTCGGCACCGCAGCCGTCTCCGCCGGCGCCCTGCTGACCGCCTGCACCAGCAACGAACCCAGGAACGCCGCCCCCGGCACGGACGACGCCGTCGGCAACGCCCCCGCCGACGACAAGCCGGGCGCACCGGTGACCATCGGCTTCGCCGGGCCGCAGGCCGACCACGGCTGGCTCAACGCCATCAACGAGAACGCCAAACGGCGGGCGGAGAAGTACTCCGAGGTCACCCTGGAGATCACCGAGGGATCCAACGACACCGCCGCCCAGATCGGCCAGATCCAGACCCTGATCAACAAGAAGGTCGACGTCCTGGTCATCCTGCCGGCCGACGGCAAGGCGCTCACCCAGGTCGGCCTCCAGGCCATGAAGGCCGGCATCCCGGTGATCAACCTCGACCGGGTGTTCGCCTCACCGCAGGCGTACCGCTGCTGGATCGGCGGCGACAACTACGGCATGGGCCTCAACGCCGGCCGCTACATCGGCGAACAGCTCAAGGACAAGCCGGGCGCCAAGGTCGTCGAGCTGGCGGGGCTGGACAACCTGGAGCTGACCAAACAGCGCACCCAGGGCTTCGACGACGCCCTCAAGAACTACCCCAACATCACCAAGGTGGCGCGGCAGGCCGCCGAGTTCACCGTCGAGTCCGGCCAGGCCAAGATGGCCCAGCTGCTCCAGGCGCAACAGCGGTTCGACGCACTGTGGAACCACGACGACGACCAGGGCGTGGGCGCCCTCCGCGCCATCCAGCAGGCCGGCCGGGACGACTTCCTGATGGTCGGCGGGGCGGGCGCCAAGTCGGCGATGGACGCCATCAAGGCCGGTGACGGCGTGCTGAAGGCGACCGTGCTCTACCCGCCGACCATGGCCGCCTCCGCCATCGACCTGGCCCGCGCCCTGGGCCAGAAGAAGGGGGTCGGCGGCATGTCGGAGCTGGAGATCCCGGCGTCGATCACCCTGTACTCGGCCGTCGTGACCAAGGAGAACGTCGACGAGTACCTGCCGACGGGCTTCAACTGA
- a CDS encoding ABC transporter permease — protein MTQPAPVTTAEPPAGTSGDRPPLGLRADVRNLSLLGVLAVLIAVGGITRPDQFLDTSNLQLVLTQASVIGVVTVGMTFVITSGGIDLSVGAIVALASVWATTVATQEYGFAGILFTAVVVGLGCGLVNGVLIAYGGMVPFIATLAMLASARGLALQITEGRTQIVTVQSVLDLGVPDAYVLGVPPLVLVFAAVTVVGWLLLNRTTFGRRTVAVGGNAEAARLAGIDVRRQRLYLYLLSGLCCGIAAFLLIVLAGSGQNTNGNLYELDAIAAAIIGGTLLSGGRGTIVGSVLGVLVFTTITNIFALNNLQSDVQQIAKGAIIVAAVLVQRRTARGTGEA, from the coding sequence ATGACGCAGCCCGCTCCGGTCACCACCGCCGAACCGCCCGCCGGCACATCCGGCGACCGCCCGCCCCTGGGGCTGCGGGCCGACGTCCGCAACCTCTCCCTGCTGGGTGTCCTCGCCGTCCTGATCGCGGTCGGCGGCATCACCAGGCCCGACCAGTTCCTGGACACCTCCAACCTCCAGCTGGTCCTCACCCAGGCTTCCGTGATCGGTGTCGTCACCGTCGGCATGACGTTCGTCATCACCAGCGGCGGCATCGACCTGTCGGTCGGCGCCATCGTCGCCCTCGCCTCGGTGTGGGCGACCACCGTCGCCACCCAGGAGTACGGCTTCGCCGGCATCCTCTTTACCGCCGTGGTGGTGGGCCTGGGCTGCGGCCTGGTGAACGGTGTCCTCATCGCGTACGGCGGCATGGTCCCGTTCATCGCGACCCTCGCCATGCTCGCCTCGGCGCGCGGCCTCGCCCTCCAGATCACCGAGGGCAGGACGCAGATCGTCACCGTCCAGTCCGTCCTCGACCTCGGCGTCCCGGACGCGTACGTGCTCGGCGTACCGCCGCTCGTCCTCGTCTTCGCCGCCGTGACCGTCGTCGGCTGGCTGCTGCTGAACCGCACCACGTTCGGCCGCCGGACCGTCGCCGTCGGCGGCAACGCCGAGGCCGCGCGGCTCGCCGGCATCGACGTACGCCGCCAGCGCCTCTACCTCTACCTGCTGTCCGGCCTGTGCTGCGGCATCGCGGCCTTCCTGCTGATCGTCCTCGCCGGCTCCGGCCAGAACACCAACGGCAATCTGTACGAACTCGACGCGATCGCCGCCGCGATCATCGGCGGAACGCTGCTGAGCGGAGGGCGCGGCACCATCGTCGGCTCCGTGCTCGGCGTCCTCGTCTTCACCACGATCACCAACATCTTCGCCCTGAACAACCTCCAGAGCGACGTCCAGCAGATCGCCAAGGGCGCGATCATCGTCGCCGCCGTCCTCGTCCAGCGCCGCACCGCGCGCGGCACCGGCGAGGCCTGA
- a CDS encoding sugar ABC transporter ATP-binding protein codes for MATPEPPLLTMSGITKSFPGVRALDGVDLEVRPGEVHCLLGQNGAGKSTLIKVLAGAHQPDGGTITWRGERVVLRSPIAAMRLGIATIYQELDLVEGLSVAENVFLGHEPTTAGFVVRRRTARATTAALLRRLGHPEIDPARAVGDLSAAQQQIVSMARALSHDVRLIVMDEPSAALDPDETTNLFRIVGDLTADGVAVVHISHRLEEIRRIGDRVTVLKDGRAVAGGLPADATPTRDIVAMMTGRNVEYVFPDRPPPARAATGAPVLTVEGLAREGEFAPVDLELRPGEIVGLAGLVGSGRSEILETVYGARRPTAGRVVVDGRPLRPGSVRAAVRAGIGLAPEERKAQGLLMLESVTRNVTVSSLSRFSRAGWIDRSAERAAARAATRELSLRPDNPAARVRTLSGGNQQKAVLARWLLRGCRVLLLDEPTRGVDVGARAELYAVIRRLADEGLAVLLVSSEVPEVLGLADRVLVLREGRVVHTAPARELDEHRVLDLVMEGSPTT; via the coding sequence ATGGCAACACCGGAACCACCCCTGCTCACCATGTCCGGCATCACCAAGTCGTTCCCCGGGGTCCGCGCCCTCGACGGCGTCGACCTGGAGGTACGGCCCGGCGAAGTCCACTGCCTCCTCGGTCAGAACGGCGCCGGCAAATCCACCCTCATCAAGGTCCTCGCCGGCGCCCACCAGCCCGACGGCGGCACGATCACCTGGCGCGGCGAACGGGTCGTGCTCAGGTCGCCGATCGCCGCCATGCGCCTTGGCATCGCCACCATCTACCAGGAACTCGACCTGGTGGAGGGCCTGTCGGTCGCCGAGAACGTCTTCCTCGGCCACGAGCCGACCACCGCGGGCTTCGTCGTACGCCGCCGCACCGCCCGCGCCACCACCGCCGCCCTGCTGCGCCGCCTCGGGCACCCGGAGATCGACCCCGCCCGGGCGGTCGGCGACCTGTCCGCCGCCCAGCAGCAGATCGTCTCCATGGCCCGGGCGCTCTCCCACGACGTACGCCTCATCGTCATGGACGAGCCGTCCGCCGCCCTCGACCCGGACGAGACCACGAACCTGTTCCGCATCGTCGGCGACCTCACCGCCGACGGGGTCGCCGTCGTCCACATCTCCCACCGCCTGGAGGAGATCCGCCGCATCGGCGACCGGGTGACCGTCCTGAAGGACGGGCGGGCCGTCGCCGGCGGGCTGCCGGCCGACGCCACACCGACCCGCGACATCGTTGCCATGATGACCGGCCGGAACGTCGAGTACGTCTTCCCCGACCGCCCGCCGCCCGCACGGGCGGCCACCGGAGCGCCGGTCCTGACGGTCGAAGGCCTCGCCAGGGAGGGCGAGTTCGCGCCCGTCGACCTGGAGCTGCGGCCGGGCGAGATCGTCGGCCTCGCCGGGCTCGTCGGGTCGGGCCGTTCCGAGATCCTGGAGACCGTGTACGGCGCACGGCGCCCCACCGCCGGACGCGTCGTCGTCGACGGGCGCCCGCTGCGCCCCGGCAGCGTCCGCGCCGCCGTGCGCGCCGGGATCGGGCTCGCCCCCGAGGAACGCAAGGCGCAGGGCCTGCTGATGCTCGAATCCGTGACGCGCAACGTCACCGTGTCGTCCCTGTCCCGCTTCTCGCGCGCCGGCTGGATCGACCGCTCCGCCGAGCGGGCCGCCGCCCGCGCCGCCACCCGGGAGCTGTCGCTGCGCCCCGACAACCCCGCCGCCCGCGTCCGCACCCTCTCCGGGGGCAACCAGCAGAAGGCGGTCCTCGCCCGCTGGCTGCTGCGCGGCTGCCGCGTCCTCCTGCTGGACGAGCCGACCCGGGGCGTCGACGTCGGCGCCCGGGCCGAGCTGTACGCGGTGATCCGCCGGCTCGCCGACGAGGGGCTGGCCGTCCTCCTCGTCTCCAGCGAGGTCCCCGAAGTGCTGGGCCTCGCCGACCGGGTGCTGGTGCTCCGGGAGGGCCGCGTCGTGCACACGGCGCCCGCCCGTGAGCTCGACGAGCACCGCGTACTCGACCTCGTGATGGAAGGGAGCCCGACGACATGA
- a CDS encoding ROK family transcriptional regulator has translation MTARPANAHQAQLLRLLRDGGPNSRAQLGDQVDLSRSKLAVEVDRLLETGLVVADGLAASRGGRRSHNIRLAPALRFLGVDIGATSVDVAVTNAELEVLGHLNHPMDVREGPVAVFEQALAMAAKLRASGLAEDGFDGAGIGVPGPVRFPEGVPVAPPIMPGWDGFPVREALSQELGCPVMVDNDVNLMAMGEQHAGVARSVADYLCVKIGTGIGCGIVVGGEVYRGTTGSAGDIGHIQVVPDGRACACGNRGCLEAHFSGAALARDAEDAARAGRSDELARRLEEAGRLTAVDVAAGAAAGDATSLALIREGGNHVGQVIAGLVSFFNPGLVVIGGGVTGLGHNLLAAVRTQVYRTSLPLATGNLPIVLGELGAAAGVIGAARLISDHLFSPA, from the coding sequence ATGACGGCTCGACCCGCCAACGCGCACCAGGCCCAATTGCTGCGGCTGTTGCGTGACGGCGGTCCCAACTCCCGGGCACAGCTGGGCGATCAGGTCGACCTGTCCCGCTCCAAACTGGCCGTCGAGGTGGACCGGCTCCTGGAGACCGGGCTCGTGGTGGCCGACGGGCTCGCCGCGTCGCGCGGCGGACGGCGCTCGCACAACATCCGGCTCGCGCCCGCCCTCCGCTTCCTCGGCGTCGACATCGGCGCCACCTCCGTCGACGTGGCCGTCACCAACGCCGAGCTGGAGGTCCTGGGGCACCTCAACCACCCCATGGACGTCCGCGAGGGCCCGGTGGCCGTGTTCGAGCAGGCGCTCGCCATGGCGGCCAAGCTCAGGGCGTCCGGCCTCGCCGAGGACGGCTTCGACGGCGCGGGGATCGGGGTGCCGGGACCGGTCCGCTTCCCCGAGGGCGTACCGGTCGCGCCGCCGATCATGCCCGGCTGGGACGGCTTCCCCGTCCGGGAGGCGCTCAGCCAGGAGCTGGGCTGTCCGGTCATGGTCGACAACGACGTGAACCTGATGGCGATGGGGGAGCAGCACGCGGGCGTCGCCCGTTCCGTCGCCGACTACCTCTGCGTCAAGATCGGCACCGGTATCGGCTGCGGCATCGTCGTCGGCGGCGAGGTCTACCGCGGTACGACGGGCAGTGCCGGCGACATCGGCCATATCCAGGTCGTCCCGGACGGCCGCGCCTGCGCGTGCGGCAACCGTGGCTGCCTGGAGGCCCATTTCAGCGGCGCGGCGCTCGCCCGGGACGCCGAGGACGCGGCGCGCGCCGGCCGGTCCGACGAGCTCGCGCGGCGACTGGAGGAGGCCGGGAGGCTCACCGCCGTGGACGTCGCCGCCGGGGCGGCCGCCGGGGACGCCACCTCGCTCGCCCTGATCCGCGAGGGCGGCAACCACGTCGGCCAGGTCATCGCGGGGCTCGTCAGCTTCTTCAACCCGGGCCTGGTGGTGATCGGCGGAGGGGTGACGGGCCTCGGCCACAACCTGCTCGCGGCCGTCCGCACCCAGGTCTACCGCACGTCCCTGCCGCTCGCCACGGGCAACCTGCCCATCGTCCTGGGTGAGTTGGGTGCCGCCGCCGGAGTCATCGGCGCCGCGCGGCTCATCAGCGACCACCTGTTCTCACCGGCCTGA
- a CDS encoding beta-ketoacyl-ACP synthase III: MTGTRIAALGHYQPAKVLTNADLTALVDTSDEWITSRVGIRTRHVAGPDEPVDEMAAHAGAKALAAAGLNPADVDLVLVATSTAIDRSPNTAARVAARLGMASPATLDLNVVCAGFTHALATADHAVRAGSATRALVIGADKMTEITDWTDRTTCVLVGDGAGAAVVEAAPEAGIGPVLWGSVPEMGHAVRIEGTPPRFAQEGQTVYRWATTQLPPIARKVCERAGVTPEELAAVVLHQANLRIIEPVAQKIGAVNAVIARDVTESGNTSAASIPMALSKLVERGEVDSGAPALLFGFGGNLSYAGQVVRVP, encoded by the coding sequence ATGACGGGCACTCGTATCGCCGCGCTCGGGCACTACCAGCCCGCCAAGGTCCTGACCAACGCCGACCTCACCGCGCTGGTCGACACCAGCGACGAGTGGATCACCAGCCGGGTCGGCATCAGGACCCGCCACGTCGCGGGCCCCGACGAGCCGGTCGACGAGATGGCCGCCCACGCGGGCGCGAAGGCCCTGGCGGCCGCCGGGCTGAACCCGGCCGACGTGGACCTCGTCCTGGTCGCCACCTCCACGGCGATCGACCGCTCCCCGAACACCGCGGCCCGGGTCGCCGCCCGGCTGGGCATGGCCTCGCCCGCCACCCTGGACCTCAACGTCGTGTGCGCGGGCTTCACCCACGCGCTGGCCACCGCCGACCACGCCGTACGGGCCGGCTCGGCGACCCGCGCACTGGTGATCGGTGCCGACAAGATGACGGAGATCACCGACTGGACCGACCGGACCACCTGCGTCCTGGTCGGCGACGGTGCGGGCGCGGCGGTCGTCGAGGCCGCCCCGGAGGCGGGCATCGGACCCGTCCTGTGGGGCTCCGTGCCCGAGATGGGCCACGCCGTACGCATCGAGGGCACCCCGCCGCGCTTCGCCCAGGAGGGCCAGACGGTCTACCGCTGGGCCACCACCCAGCTGCCGCCCATCGCCCGCAAGGTGTGCGAGCGGGCGGGCGTCACGCCCGAGGAACTGGCGGCGGTCGTGCTGCACCAGGCGAACCTGCGCATCATCGAGCCGGTCGCGCAGAAGATCGGTGCGGTCAACGCGGTGATCGCCCGGGACGTCACCGAGTCCGGCAACACCTCGGCCGCCTCCATCCCGATGGCGCTCAGCAAGCTGGTCGAGCGCGGCGAGGTCGATTCCGGTGCGCCCGCCCTGCTGTTCGGCTTCGGCGGGAACCTCTCGTACGCCGGTCAGGTCGTCCGCGTTCCCTGA
- the fdhD gene encoding formate dehydrogenase accessory sulfurtransferase FdhD encodes MGRVTDRRRVIRIRDGAVSARPDTLVAEEPLEIRLNGKPLAVTMRTPGDDFALAAGFLVSEGVLGSARDVRNIVYCAGAKDDGTNTYNVVDVQLAPGVAVPDITLERNVYTTSSCGLCGKASLDAVRTTARFPIADTPPVRVTPGLLAALPDRLRAAQRVFDRTGGLHAAALFSEAGELLDVREDVGRHNAVDKLVGRALREDLLPLDRAVLLVSGRASFELAQKAVMAGVPVLAAVSAPSSLAVDLAAETGLTLVGFLRGRTMNVYAGEHRVDLTAAAPEA; translated from the coding sequence ATGGGACGGGTCACCGACCGCCGCCGCGTCATCCGCATCCGGGACGGAGCCGTCTCGGCCCGTCCGGACACCCTGGTCGCGGAGGAGCCGCTGGAGATCCGTCTCAACGGCAAGCCCCTCGCCGTCACCATGCGCACCCCGGGCGACGACTTCGCGCTCGCGGCGGGTTTCCTCGTCAGCGAGGGCGTGCTCGGATCGGCGCGCGACGTACGGAACATCGTGTACTGCGCCGGGGCCAAGGACGACGGGACGAACACGTACAACGTGGTGGACGTCCAACTGGCGCCGGGCGTGGCCGTGCCGGACATCACGCTGGAGCGCAACGTCTACACGACGTCGTCGTGCGGCCTGTGCGGCAAGGCGAGCCTGGACGCGGTCCGCACCACCGCCCGCTTCCCCATCGCCGACACTCCCCCGGTCCGTGTCACGCCCGGACTGCTCGCCGCCCTCCCGGACCGGCTGCGGGCGGCCCAGCGGGTCTTCGACCGGACCGGCGGGCTGCACGCGGCCGCGCTGTTCTCCGAGGCGGGCGAGCTGCTGGACGTACGGGAGGACGTCGGCCGGCACAACGCGGTGGACAAGCTGGTGGGCCGCGCGCTGCGGGAGGACCTGCTGCCGCTGGACCGGGCGGTGCTGCTGGTGTCGGGGCGGGCGTCGTTCGAACTGGCGCAGAAGGCGGTGATGGCCGGTGTCCCCGTGCTGGCGGCCGTGTCGGCGCCGTCCTCGCTCGCCGTGGACCTGGCCGCCGAGACGGGTCTGACGCTGGTCGGCTTCCTGCGCGGCCGCACCATGAACGTGTACGCGGGTGAGCACCGCGTCGACCTCACGGCGGCGGCCCCCGAAGCCTGA
- a CDS encoding (2Fe-2S) ferredoxin domain-containing protein produces MTRTWIRPGAGRPCSLVVCRGCCCGDARKHPGTDHAGQLARLRDAAAASNGRLAVRTSDCLGPCGQANVLVVQPSTEARRRGARAAWIGWALDDDCLDDVLAWVEAGGPGVAEPPATLTLQMIDPPKK; encoded by the coding sequence GTGACCCGCACCTGGATACGCCCCGGTGCCGGCCGCCCCTGTTCCCTGGTCGTCTGCCGCGGCTGCTGCTGCGGCGACGCCCGCAAACACCCCGGCACCGATCACGCCGGCCAGCTGGCCCGGCTGCGGGATGCCGCCGCCGCCTCGAACGGCCGGCTCGCCGTCCGTACCAGCGACTGCCTCGGCCCGTGCGGCCAGGCGAACGTCCTGGTCGTGCAGCCCTCCACCGAGGCGCGACGGCGGGGCGCCCGGGCTGCGTGGATCGGCTGGGCGCTCGACGACGACTGCCTGGACGACGTCCTCGCGTGGGTCGAGGCGGGCGGACCGGGCGTCGCGGAGCCCCCGGCCACGCTCACGCTCCAGATGATCGACCCGCCGAAGAAGTGA
- a CDS encoding bile acid:sodium symporter family protein: MNRLRPPRTRLPIDPYMAALVATVALAALLPASGTAADAVGGASTGAVALLFFLYGARLSTREALDGLRHWRLHVTVLAATFVVFPLLGLAAKGLVPSVLTPALYGGLLFLCLVPSTIQSSIAFTSMARGNVPAAICAGSFSSLAGLVLTPLLAALLLGGAGAGFPADSLLRIVAHLLVPFLAGQVLRRWVGGFLTRHKKVLGYVDRGSILLVVYTAFSAGMVGGVWHQVTPGRLAALLGVEAVLLALMLALTWYGAGRLGFGREDRIAIQFAGSKKSLAAGLPMASVLFGAHASLAVLPLMLFHQMQLMVCAVIARRRAGDPPVGQRSGVGARPTEPARP, encoded by the coding sequence ATGAACCGCCTCCGACCCCCGCGCACGCGCCTGCCGATCGACCCGTACATGGCGGCGCTGGTCGCGACCGTGGCCCTGGCGGCGCTGCTCCCCGCCTCCGGAACGGCCGCCGACGCGGTCGGCGGGGCGTCCACCGGCGCCGTCGCGCTGCTGTTCTTCCTGTACGGGGCGCGGCTGTCCACGCGGGAGGCGCTGGACGGGCTGAGGCACTGGCGGCTCCATGTGACGGTGCTGGCGGCGACGTTCGTCGTCTTCCCGCTGCTCGGCCTCGCCGCGAAGGGCCTCGTCCCGTCCGTGCTCACACCCGCCCTGTACGGCGGGCTGCTCTTCCTCTGCCTGGTCCCGTCCACGATCCAGTCGTCGATCGCCTTCACGTCGATGGCCCGGGGCAACGTGCCCGCCGCGATCTGCGCCGGCTCGTTCTCGTCGCTGGCCGGCCTCGTCCTCACGCCCCTGCTGGCGGCGCTGCTGCTCGGCGGCGCCGGGGCCGGCTTCCCGGCGGACTCCCTGCTGAGGATCGTCGCGCACCTGCTGGTCCCCTTCCTCGCGGGCCAGGTGCTACGCCGCTGGGTGGGCGGCTTCCTCACCCGGCACAAGAAGGTGCTGGGGTACGTGGACCGGGGCTCGATCCTGCTCGTCGTCTACACCGCGTTCAGCGCGGGCATGGTCGGGGGCGTCTGGCACCAGGTCACCCCGGGGCGGCTGGCGGCCCTGCTGGGCGTCGAGGCGGTGCTGCTCGCCCTGATGCTCGCGCTCACCTGGTACGGGGCGGGGCGGCTCGGGTTCGGGCGCGAGGACCGGATCGCGATCCAGTTCGCCGGGTCCAAGAAGAGCCTCGCGGCGGGCCTGCCGATGGCGAGCGTCCTGTTCGGCGCGCACGCCTCGCTCGCCGTGCTGCCGCTGATGCTGTTCCACCAGATGCAGTTGATGGTGTGCGCGGTCATCGCACGGCGCCGCGCGGGCGATCCGCCCGTGGGGCAGCGGTCCGGCGTCGGCGCCCGCCCCACGGAGCCCGCCCGCCCCTGA